The Antechinus flavipes isolate AdamAnt ecotype Samford, QLD, Australia chromosome 4, AdamAnt_v2, whole genome shotgun sequence genomic interval GGAACTTAAGCCCCCAAAGTAAAAACTTGATGTGTATATACCTAtcttttatcttatttcatttgcTATCTTATTGTTAAACTCACTTCACGAAACCCCAGGCCAATTTCATTGGTTTAGGTGCTTTTGTGTATTGGAATTCTGTCTATCTTTGCTGTCACCTTTGCTTTTTCTCCTGCTTCTAGTTTTAGAGGGTTGCCTGGGGCATCTCTTAAATGACTTCTCCTGGGTCATTCTGTAGTATTTATCTGATAGGAATTAACCATTTCCTATTCACTCACTAGGTCTTGCCTCTTTATTTCaaggattctaatttttttttttttaaatcatggaccTTTTTGTCAATCTGAAGTTCATGAACCCCTcaggatggttttttttttttaatatttaataaatatatttatgatgttttaaaataaaatacataggattaagAAGGAAACCAATATTGTTGAAATTCACTtagcagaatatttttaaaaaaacttcacaaACCCTAGTTTAAGAACGGTTTATATTAcagttatttgcatatttatcACCACTTTCCTCTTACCTTATCTTCTCTTTGCTTATAAGCTTCTTCAGAGTTAGTGCTGTCATAACTATTTTCAGTGCTATGTACAtcttaggtgtttaataaatattcttataGAATTAATATAGCCTGTGGGATAATTACTGACAGATAACTATATTTATAATCAGTAGTTATAAAAGTGATCCTATTTTCCATGATCTTTAGCTGCTAGTCCCTGCTCTTTTAAAAAGTACCCTTTGTATTTCTCCCATAGATATTTTGTATACCTATTAATGCACTCTCCACTTCCCATTAGCCCGTTGTCTAAAAATTAAATACTTGGTGATtcatttaattgatttaaaaGGTCATAACATTGAAAAACTTGATTAGcagcctatatatatatttgttttgttacttttctttccctttctcccccttttcattttaaattactttatatatttgtGGCTCTTGGGtttggtgtgtgtatatatatgtatacatatattcatgtttTGAACATGGAATGGGGAAATTCATTGATCTCAGTAGATTATAATGCACATAAGACTTTTTTGGTAGTTTCTGTGACTGAATAATTTTGAAAGCAATTATTAATATACTATGATAATGAataccctttctcttctttaggatGGCTGGCTGTGGTGAAATTGATCACACAATAAACATGCTTCCCACGAACAGAAAGGCAAATGAGTCCTGTTCTAATGCTGGACCTTCTCTTACTGTCCCTGAATGTGCCATCTGTCTGCAAACATGTGTTCACCCAGTCAGTCTTCCTTGTAAGCATGTTTTCTGCTATTTGTGTGTAAAAGGAGCTTCATGGCTTGGAAAACGATGTGCACTTTGTCGTCAGGAGATTCCTGAGGACTTTCTTGACAAGCCAACCTTGTTATCACCAGAGGAACTAAAAGCAGCAAGTAGAGGTAATGGAGAATATGCCTGGTattatgaaggaagaaatgggTGGTGGCAGTATGATGAACGCACCAGCAGGGAATTGGAAGATGCTTTCTCCAAAGGTAAAAAGAGCACTGAAATGTTAATTGCTGGTTTTCTGTATGTTGCTGATCTTGAAAACATGGTTCAATACAGGAGAAACGAACATGGACGACGTAGGAAAATTAAACGGGATATAATAGATATACCAAAGAAGGGAGTGGCTGGACTTAGGCTGGATTGTGACTCTACTGCGGTTAACTTAGCAAGAGAGAGCTCTGCAGATGGAGCGGACAATATATCAGCCCAAGCTGGGGCTTCTGTGCTGCCTCTAGTGTCTACTTCTGTTAGACCCTTAAGTTCACTAGATGGTCAGTTAACAAGCCCTGCAACACCTTCACCTGATGCAAACACTTCTCTAGAGGACTCTTTTACTCACTTGCAAATCAGTGGAGACAGCGTGGCTGAAAGGAGTcacaggggagagggagaggaagaccaTGAATTACTCTCTTCAGGCAGGGTACCAGCACCAGATACCTCTGTTGAGGAAACAGAATCAGATGCTAGTAGTGATAGTGAGGATGTATCTACTCACCTTGCACAGCACTTATCTTCAACTCAGCAGAGACATTTGGTTCCAAATGTAAATCAGATAGCAACTGATAGACCTACAGCAGGGGGTGGAGCAGTGAGTGCCAGTGTCAGGTCTAGAAGACCTGATGGACAGTGCACAGTAACTGAAGTTTAAAGATGTCGTCAGCCACATGTTCAAGAATACAAATACATCTGTAATGGTATCTGTAAATTTCTGCCTATGAGACATTACACTCATCCCCTAGTAGTGTATTTTGGGATTAGAGGGTGGGAAAAGGGAATGGGAAGAATTGGCCTTTAACTAAAACGTCTAATGTGTctggaaaatttatttaaaagtcagGAACTTGGGTGTTGATAGTTGAAAGATACTTAGCAATACCCAATTTTTCTCCtaaaagtctttattttatagtggtttttttggtttgtttgtttgtttttgagatcCTCAATCGATTCTTTTGGCCACTGTGTATTTCTCTGTGCATTAACTGTCTTCATTATCTGACTGTTGCATTGTGTCTTATTTCTCTGCATGGATCGATGtatggaaagaacactaaatttGGGAGCAATATGAGATATTGGTTATTGATAAGAGCAGGATGTTTAATGTGAAAATAGATTATGTTTGGAAATTATGAGGGATATTTTAAATAGACAAACAGCAACCATTTTATCTTCAAGTTCTCAAAATGCAAATGTAAACAGCTAATAACTTCTGTTCCAAAATCCTGACTGTAACACACATTGTAGTGTTCCCATAAGCTTTGCTGTCTAGTCCTTGTAGTTTGAGGTTTCTCCTAATCtgtctcatcttttttctttcctttttttttttgttagaaaatttataatttaataaatactacagTTTGTCAAAATAACCTGTGGCTACTTGTCCTTTGTTTGAATCTGAGGGAGGGGTTGGGAGGGAAAGGAATTTTTCCTCTCAGAATTTGTTTCTCCTAAAGGTTGGTCTATGGAACATTGCGCATAATAGGAATCTGTTTTAAGACTTGTAACAGAGCAATGTATGGTTTCTTTGTGGTGTATTAGAAAATTTACTACATGAAAATGAAACCATTGTTTTTGGAAgctttgatttcagaaaaaaactttttattaggTGAAGTTTCTTGATGTAATGAAAGCACTGAAATAGGAATTAGAAGGCTAAATCTTCATTCTATTTGCTGGATAAACTCAGTTGAGCAAGTTActgaaattcagtttttttgtctataaaatgagaatgacaatACTTGCACAATCTCTCACAAGCTCATAATAATGAGGAAGttgttttgtaaattatttttgtgatttcaaTGTGATCAGAGATCATAATATAGCAGTCATATAAGAAAATCCAAACCTGAACACAGATTCTGTTTGCCCAAAGTGTGTTTTCTACACATGAACTCTAATTTTGAATAAGccacattatttccattttttcccaaccCCCCTTGCCCATAATGGATGTATATAATTAGGTTGGTAATCTTGGATCTTGTACTGCAGTGCTATTCTGATAGCTTTAAATGgttctgaatttgtttttgtattttactAACACATATTTAGGTCTTTGACTTGACATTTTACATGGATATGAGATTATTACCTTGTATgtataaataactttgaaagtcCTCTTATTGGCAAtcatgagtctttctgattatAACAATTTTTTATTACTACTAGAACTTTATTATATTTGACCCAGACTTAGGAATAATACTCCAGCAACAACTGAATCAAACCACAGAGGAGCTCCTACCAGCCTTTGGGGAAACTTCTCAGCCTCTTTCATGGGATAGAGGCAAGCCTTTTACAATCAAGTATCTAGAATTCTTCATGGACTATTAAATCCTGGTTCTGTTACTTGACTACTTTTGACATTTTACCTCTCTGGTTTTTAGTTTCTACATCTGTTAAATGATTTTGGAGTAGTTTATCTCAGTTTGCTTCCAGTTTTGTGTCTATGATCTTGTGACCTTCATTCACAGGATTTCTGCCTAGATAATATAGAGTGATTTGTTGTATCTTATCCGATGTGCCCTATTTCCACTACTGAATGATGCCCAATAACTTAGTGCCAGTGGAGACTTTAGGTGATTTCTTGTGCTCCAAACAATAACAGCATTTTCTAGATCAGACATGATCAAAGCACTGTGATGCACTATTCCATCTCCTTTAGGATTCCTAGATTTGGAATGGACATGCTTGCCAGATTACTTTTAGATTACTTTTTAGAAGATCTGGTGGGTCTCATCTGGGATGAATTGATGTTGGTGAAAGTTAATACAGACATATCAGCACTCCCAACAGAATTAATACAGGATATCTAGTAAATGTGATGGTGTGGAATATTTGGATGCCAGCAAGATATTTGTTAGTGTTTCTCTTAATAGCACTGTGGAAAAGATAAAGGTATAAGATGGCTTACAGTAAAAAATTGTCTGCAGATTGGTTATTGGATCCCATATCAACCAAGAAAGAGGTTTTCTTaggcacagtacctggaacatgtATCTTGACCTGAAGTATCAATTGCCATCTTTCTCCCTTTGATCCCATTCTGTTCaacattttcataaataatatGGATAAAAACATGGTGCTGCCTTCATGTTGGAAATAGCTGAAACACCTGGTAGCACTGTGAATATAATCACTGGTTATAGAGTCaagagaccagagttcaaatctacctcagACACCAACAGTACAAACAAGTCATCTaatttgcttgcctcagtttcttcaactatacaATGGAGAAAATAATCATACCTACCTCTTTatggttgtaagaatcaaatgacataTATTTGTTgcttattcaaaagaaaagaagtaaggaagatagctaaaatattgaataacaaaTTAGGATTTAAAAAGATCTTGACAAGTTAGGACAATGAGCCCCAAACTAAAACCAAAAAATTGAGGAACAAATGCTATGTTATAACAATGTTATGTTACAGGTTTTACTAGGTAAAAGTTCCTATTAAAAAAGGCCTGGGGGATTATTGACTGATTTTAAGTAGTCAAATTTGAcatgatagaaaaaatatttaaacttggcttatattgcattttaaaaaactagGTTTGACATGAAAATTATGGTCCTATTATAATCTATACTAAGAGTTTATTTCTGGGTGTCATTTTAAGATGGGTATTGACGATTAGAAGCATATTCAGAGGATGGTGAGGAATTCAAGACTATGCTATCCTATGCAAGTACTAGTTGAAGGATTTGGGGAATCTCCATCATGGagttgtttaattaaaaaaaaggtttattggGAGTGAGAATGGGAATATCATTAAATTTTTGAAAGGCAAAGGGAGGTGGGATTAATCTTGGTTTAATATAGCGGTAGAAAGGGTATAAAAAGGAACACTTGGTGTAAAAAATTACAGACAAGTCAGATTACAACTCAATTTAGTGAAAACTTGCAGATTTTTCCAGAAATAACATGGGCTGCTAGAGCCTATTCTCCATTTTTGAGTGAATGAAAATTTGGTAGGATGTACTCTAGCAGGTAGATAATACTCATTTATGATTTGGGCTTAATCATCTGAATTTCCTTCCAGCATAGTTTATAAGTTTATTCCTTGATTCTCTTACATGAAGGCTAAAGTTTTTATAGTCTTGCATGCACTGTGGTTAATTGAATAAACATTGATGTAGCAATAAGCAAAAATACTCCACCAGTGTgaaactagtattttatttttcaataggtTGATGAGATTTATGTAattgtagagatttttttttcttattaatcacTGGATCATAGaaatagagctagaaaggactttaaaggtCAGCATGTAGCCCCCTCTTTTTACAAGTTGAAGCTGAGGCGATGGTTAAGAGATTGCAGGGTTACAGAAGTCACAGTTCTAATGGGATTTagattctaattctaaaattcagtTTCCTATCTGTTCACAATGCTGATCTTTTGACCAGATTTCTAAAAAGCTTTATTCATGTCCCTTGTTTGTTACACCAGTTATTAACCAATATGCCTCATCTAattattcctttgtaaaaaacaacaaaaagcaaaactaacAAAATCTAATTTTCCAGTATAAACATAAGATATTTGGCACATGTAGCCAACTTATATTCTTCTTAGAGGAAAGGAATGAACATAATATTGATAGATAAGAATCAAAAATAGTCTTTTCTTTAGTCTTCTGATCTTGgttatttaatgaaaaataaaacaatttcccaACAACTTTCAAGATTAAAGGTCAGATTAGagtaacaaataataatttcctcCCAGTATAGAAAAATTGCTACGGCTTATGtttaatacaatataaatgttatacttatgtttttaaaacattttttagtgGGAAGTGTTTATAAAATATGGTCTCTATAAACtacttgttaaattttttttttttagcaacagcTTCCAAATTAGCAGGTCCACCCCAAAGTGTGCTTAAAACGTCTCTTTCAGTCTCTAATGCCTCTTCTAAAGCAAGTTCTCTCCCTGATGAAACCACAGTTTTCAGAGCTCTAATTACTTCTGGTGGAccactgataaattgttgtagCCATCTTCTTGCTTCTTCTAAAGATTGACTTCCATCAGACGATTGTAGAATTTCATCAGCTATTCCTATTTTCAGGGCTATTGTAGAATCCAATTTGAGAGCCCCACTTAATACTTTGAGGGTTTGTCTGCTGCCAACAATTTCAATCAGTCGGGCAGTTCCACCCCAACTTGGTATTATGCCCATTTCTTTATGGACAAATCTGATCTCACTTGATGGAGTCATAAgtctataaaaggaagaaaataaatgactagTTAAATGTCTAAACctaaatgtcttttcattttttaattttaaaaacatgttacTTTAAATTCTACCTTTGAATATGAGTCAAATTCTTTTttgcattatatatatgaatgagtcaagaaaaaaatttaagattatgAAATCTGTCTTCATTAACTATGGATTCAGTATATACACAcagtattttatcctagaaatacAATCCCTTTGAAAATAGTGCTAAATTTTTTAAGAGcagcctaattttttttcaatgatacaGCTTTTGTGATTGctgcattattttcatttaactttAAGATTGTAATGGAGAAatgtagaataattttataaatgttttgattACACAAGGAATGTTAAGTATATATAAGAAGGGAAAACTAGCATTGTTACTATTGGTCCTTCCACCCCTATATTCACAATGATAGTATAACGTGATTTCCAAGAGCAGGGGTAAATCACATTTTTATAAGgagccatttatttttaaaaatcactcagGGAAGGAGagcagaaggaagaaaggtaTGCCAAAAAATAAGAACGTGAACAGAAAATGTGAGTATGTGAGCCTGCCATGCCCCCTTTCACCTTAGGATTTGTATTTCCATAAACAATTTTCTCACAGTATTGTTGATCCATCTTTGTTGGAACAGCTGATTGCCACCAAGAATCTCTACTTCAGACAATCTGATGCCTATTATTGGACTAATTCACTCAAATAGACTACCTTAGGAATGCATTTAATAATAGGACAAAATATGCACTCTACTCTCTTGGGCTTTCTTTGCTAGACTGATCTTCAGTAACCACGAATCTCAAACTGTAATGTCTTAGTGtttgttataataaaaagaaagagacaggcagctaggtggcacagtgtgtagaacaccagccctgaagtcaagaggatctgagttcaaatttggcctcagacacactttctagttgtgtgaccttaggcaagtcatttaaccccaattgccttagcaaaaacaaaaacacataaataaaaagaaacactTGGAGATACTAATTTATGGGGAGTCTCTTCAATTTTGTTTCTGTACCCAGTGCACCTTTCATTTCTATAGTAATTATTTCGATTGATATTGTAAATCAGAACTGTGGTTTTATCAGTGAATCTTTTTATGACTACCATATTACTAAGAAACTGTCAGAAGAAAGACTTTTAAACTAAGTATATGCTTCAATAAAACAGCACAGTTTTAAAATCGAGTCAACAGATTTCTATTGTATATCAGG includes:
- the RNF146 gene encoding E3 ubiquitin-protein ligase RNF146; translation: MIGMMAGCGEIDHTINMLPTNRKANESCSNAGPSLTVPECAICLQTCVHPVSLPCKHVFCYLCVKGASWLGKRCALCRQEIPEDFLDKPTLLSPEELKAASRGNGEYAWYYEGRNGWWQYDERTSRELEDAFSKGKKSTEMLIAGFLYVADLENMVQYRRNEHGRRRKIKRDIIDIPKKGVAGLRLDCDSTAVNLARESSADGADNISAQAGASVLPLVSTSVRPLSSLDGQLTSPATPSPDANTSLEDSFTHLQISGDSVAERSHRGEGEEDHELLSSGRVPAPDTSVEETESDASSDSEDVSTHLAQHLSSTQQRHLVPNVNQIATDRPTAGGGAVSASVRSRRPDGQCTVTEV